DNA from Bradyrhizobium diazoefficiens USDA 110:
ACTCCTCGGAGGAGATCAGCTGGATTTCGGCGGCCCGCTTCCATCCCGTCAATCTCGTGCTCGGCTCGATCGGGGTCGACGTCGTGCTGCTGATGGCCGGCATTTCCCCGAATGTCATGATCTGGCTTGCCCCGTTCACGACCTTCCACTCGGCCTTCGTGCACGCCAATCTGAACTGGACCTTCGGACCGTTCAAATACGTGCTGGCGACGCCGGTATTCCACCGCTGGCACCACACCTCGCTCGAGGAGGGCGGCGACACCAATTTCGCCGGGACCTTCCCGCTCTGGGACGTGCTGTTCGGCACCTTCCGCATGCCGGAGGGGCAACTGCCGCAGGATTACGGCAAGGACGAAGCGACCATGCCCAGGGAGATCGCGGGCCAGCTCGCTTATCCGTTCCGCCGCTAGCACGACCGCGAGGACCTTAAAACGCCAGTCCGCTCAAACAATAGTCGGCGAATTTGCGGAACGTTCACGAATTGAGGGCAGGTTAGCGCGGTCGGGCGCCGGCTCCGCTGTATCAATCGCTTCTGCCAGTTTGTGACGTCCCGGGGGTAAGAGTATGCGTAAAGAACTGCTGCGCCGCCATGCGCGCGTGTGTCTTCTGGTTGCGGCCGCGGTGCTGGCATCGCCGGCTGCCGGTCTTGCCGAATCCACCGCCGATACCATCGCCGTCAATGTCGACCAGGCCAAGCTGGTCCGGCTGCCCGGCAAGGTGGCGACCATCGTGGTCGGCAATCCCCTGATCGCCGACGTCACGCTGCAGCCCGGTGGCATGATCGTCGTGACCGGGAAGGGCTACGGCGCCACCAACTTCATCGCGCTCGACAGGGGCGGCGAGATCCTGGTCGACCGCCAGATCCAGGTCGAAGGTCCGAGCGACCGGCTCGTCACCGTCTACCGCGGGGTCGAGCGTGAGTCCTATAGCTGCATGCCGATTTGCCAGCGTCGCGTGACGCTGGGCGACAGCGACAACTTCTTCAACACCACGATGAGCCAGGCCGGTTCGCTGAGCAGCAATGCCAGCGGCAACGCCGGCGCGGGCGCCAAGACCAACTAGCAAGACCAACCAGCAGGCCAACTGGTAGGACCGCCCCGTTCTTCGAACATGAAAAAAAAGGCCGTGCGTCACGCACGGCCTTTTTCTATTGCGTTGGCTCGTTCGCGCGAGCCGAAGCTCCGTCGGCTCAGCCGGCGGAGCGAAGATTGTCGGCGGCCGACTTGCCGGACCGGCGATCGGCAACGATCTCGTAGGAGATCTTCTGGCCTTCGCGCAGCGTGCCGAGGCCGGCGCGCTCGACGGCGCTGATGTGCACGAACACGTCCTTGCCGCCGTCGTCGGGCTGGATGAAGCCAAAGCCCTTGGTCGCGTTAAACCACTTCACGGTTCCCATGCTCACGGGGGTAGTTCCTTCTCAGATACACAATGTAAGAGCCCGCTCGCGCGGGCAGGTTAGATCGAATTTCTGGAAGGGTCGTCAGCGTGTCTGAACCGGCTGTACCGGTGGATGCCAATGTCGTCCGGCCGAAAATCGATTAATTCATTTTATTGGAAATGAGGCTTCAAAACAATCCTGACGCGCACGATTTTTTGATCCGCCGCGATGTGCGCGGCAGATCAGCATACAGGTCAGCATTTCGATTCCGCGCTTGCGCGCGGAATCGTCGTTCGCCGCCTAGCGGCGGCGGAACTGGCCACCGCGCTGCGCGCCACCCCGCGGCGGTCCGCCGGATGTTGCGGGACGTTCGTCCTTGTGGCGGAAAATCAGCCGGCCCTTCTCGAGATCGTAGGGCGACATCTCCACCGTCACGCGATCGCCCGCGAGCGTCTTGATGCGGTTCTTCTTCATCTTGCCGGCGGTGTAGGCAACGATCTCGTGCCCGGCGTCGAGCTGCACGCGGTAGCGGGCGTCGGGGAGGATTTCGGTGACCAGTCCTTCGAACTGGATCAGCTCTTCCTTAGCCATGAATGTCTCCAGGTCGTGGACGGCTAGTGCGAATAGGGTTTGCGAGTTGGTTGGCCCATCGGCCGACTGTCCCGGCGCAAAAAGGCAACGCCTTGTATCCCATCAGGCGTCCCAGCGCTATGCGCGGAACGCTGTTCAGGGCGGTCGGTTTGCGAAGAGTGCATCTTGCCGCCGGAGCGGCGGCGACGAGACCCCTTTGAGGCCTTCGGGCCGCTGCCGGGCCTTCCGTCGACGTGGCGCGCGTCGCCATGCCGGCCTTCACCGGGCCGTCCATCACCCTGCTTGCCGGCGCTGTGGTGGCGTCCGTCGCCGTGCCTTTCGTCGGTACGCCGTCCGTCACCGTGGCGCTCACCATGCCTTGCGCCTTGCGGACGCTGGCCCGGGCGGCCCGGCCGGCCCTGTCGTTGCTGCGACGGGGGCGGACCCGCATCGCGGCGGCCGGCATCGGTGCGGAGGTCTTCGCGCGGCAGCGCCACCTTGATCAGCCGCTCGATGTCGCGGAGATAGCTGAGCTCCTCGCCGCCTGCGACCAGCGAGATCGCGGTGCCCTCAGCGCCGGCGCGCGCGGTGCGGCCGATGCGGTGGACGTAAGTCTCGGGCACGTTGGGCAGGTCGAAATTGATGACGTGGGTGATGCCGTCGACATCGATGCCACGGGCGGCGATGTCGGTGGCGACCAGCGTGCGGATGTCGCCGGAGCGGAACTGGGCGAGCGTGCGCTCGCGATGGTTCTGCGACTTGTTGCCGTGGATGGCGCTGGCGGCAATGCCGGCCTTCTCGAGCGTCTTCACGACCTTGTCGGCGCCGTGCTTGGTACGGGTGAAGACCAGTGCGCGGTTGATCGGCTCGTCCTTCAGGAGCTTGGTCAGGAAGGCGGGCTTGGCCGAGAAGTCGACCTGGAGGATACGCTGGTTGATGCGCTCGGCGGTCGAGGAGACCGGGGTCACCGCGACACGGGCCGGATCACGCAGCATGGAGTCGGCGAGCTCGGCAATGTCCTTGGGCATGGTGGCCGAGAAGAACAGCGTCTGCCGCTTGATCGGCAGTTTGGCGACGATCTTCCGGATGTCGTTGATGAAGCCCATGTCGAGCATGCGGTCGGCCTCGTCGAGCACGAGGAATTCGACGCTGCCAAGCTTCAGCCCGTTGCTCTGCACGAGGTCGAGCAGGCGGCCGGGGGTGGCGACCAGCACTTCGACGCCCTGCATCAGCGAGCGGACCTGGCGGCCCATCGGCACGCCGCCGATGGCGAGCGTCGAGGACAGGCGGATGTGGCGGCCATAGGCGTTGAAGCTGTCGAGGATCTGGCCGGACAGCTCGCGGGTGGGCGACAGAACCAGGACGCGGGTCGTCTTCGGCTGCGGCTTGATGCGGTGCTCGAGCAGGCGATGCAGGATCGGCAGTGCGAAGGACGCGGTCTTGCCGGTGCCGGTCTGGGCGATGCCGACGACGTCGCGGCCGGTCAACGCCGTGGGAATGGTCTGGGCCTGGATGGGGGTGGGGGTGACGTAATTCTCTTCGGAGAGAGCACGAGCGATCGGTTCGGCGAGGCCGAAGTCCTGAAACGAAGTCAAAAGATGGGTTCTTTCCATGTCAAAAGCGGGCGCCCGGCGCATTCAGCGCGGCGCGCGCAAACGGGTGTCGAGAAGACACCTGCGTGTTTGGGGTGTCGGATGGCTTGGGAGATATGGGGCAAGCCAGAGGCCCGTAGAGGGCTTAAGAACACGCGGCTCGCAACGACCCCTTGATTCGCAAGAGGTCTCGACCGTCATATGGAACATTGAGCGGGCGCTTTCAAGGCAGGCTGGCCCTAAACGGCGATTGCAGTGCAGAAATAGTTATGCCGGAAATTTAGACAGAGGCGTCATTTTGCTCAATAAATGAACTGTCTGCCGCATTAGAATACAATTTCTTTGCACAAATCTTGAGCAACTAGCTCCCGGCGAAACTTCGATTTTTGCTAGATTATAAAGCAGAATCAATGCCTTGGTGCGTGTCTAGCCCATGGCATGGTTCTTGCGATTCCGTTAATCGCAGGCGGCCGTGGGGCCGTTTCGCAGCGTTTTCACGTCTGCGTCAGGGAGATGATACACAAATGCGCACCAAATCCACTCACGATATAGCGGCGTCATTTAGCCGCCGCGGCGTGCTCGCCGCGACCGCCGGACTGATGCTCGGTCTGGCCTCCATTTCCGGCGCGAAGGCCGCGGACGACACCATCAAGGTCGGTGTGCTTCACTCTCTCTCCGGCACCATGGCCATCAGCGAAACCACGCTGAAGGACACCATCCTCTTCCTGATCGACGAGCAGAACAAGAAGGGCGGCGTGCTCGGCAAGAAGCTCGAAGCCGTCGTCGTCGACCCTGCTTCGAACTGGCCGCTGTTCGCCGAGAAGGCGCGCGAGCTGATCACCAAGGACAAGGTCTCGGTCGTGTTCGGCTGCTGGACCTCGGTGTCGCGCAAGTCGGTGCTCCCGGTCTTCAAGGAGCTGAACAACATCCTGTTCTACCCCGTGCAGTACGAGGGCGAGGAGAGCGAGCGCAACGTGTTCTACACGGGTGCTGCGCCGAACCAGCAGGCGATCCCCGCCGTCGACTATTTGATGAAGGACGAGAAGGTGAAGCGCTGGGTGCTCGCGGGCACCGACTACGTCTATCCGCGCACCACCAACAAGATCCTGGAAGCCTATCTGAAGTCGAAGGGTGTCGCCCAGGAAGACATCATGATCAACTACACGCCGTTCGGTCACTCCGACTGGCAGACGATCGTGGCCGACATCAAGAAGTTCGGCTCGGCCGGCAAGAAGACCGCGGTGGTCTCGACCATCAACGGCGATGCCAACGTTCCCTTCTATAAGGAGCTCGGCAACCAGGGTATCAAGGCGAAGGACATCCCGGTGGTCGCGTTCTCGGTGGGTGAGGAAGAGCTCGCCGGCATCGACACCAAGCCGCTGGTCGGCCATCTCGCCGCCTGGAACTACTTCGAGTCGATCAAGACCAAGGACGGATCGAACGAGAAGTTCATCAAGGACTGGCAGGCCTA
Protein-coding regions in this window:
- the infA gene encoding translation initiation factor IF-1, with the translated sequence MAKEELIQFEGLVTEILPDARYRVQLDAGHEIVAYTAGKMKKNRIKTLAGDRVTVEMSPYDLEKGRLIFRHKDERPATSGGPPRGGAQRGGQFRRR
- a CDS encoding cold-shock protein; the protein is MSMGTVKWFNATKGFGFIQPDDGGKDVFVHISAVERAGLGTLREGQKISYEIVADRRSGKSAADNLRSAG
- the urtA gene encoding urea ABC transporter substrate-binding protein is translated as MRTKSTHDIAASFSRRGVLAATAGLMLGLASISGAKAADDTIKVGVLHSLSGTMAISETTLKDTILFLIDEQNKKGGVLGKKLEAVVVDPASNWPLFAEKARELITKDKVSVVFGCWTSVSRKSVLPVFKELNNILFYPVQYEGEESERNVFYTGAAPNQQAIPAVDYLMKDEKVKRWVLAGTDYVYPRTTNKILEAYLKSKGVAQEDIMINYTPFGHSDWQTIVADIKKFGSAGKKTAVVSTINGDANVPFYKELGNQGIKAKDIPVVAFSVGEEELAGIDTKPLVGHLAAWNYFESIKTKDGSNEKFIKDWQAYTKNPKRVTNDPMEAHVIGFNMWVKAVEKVKSTDPDKVIDALPGIEAPNLTGGVSKMLPNHHITKPVFIGEIKGNGQFDVVWKTPGLVAGDAWSKELDGSKDLIGDWVGKKCGNFNTKTNKCLGSGS
- a CDS encoding DEAD/DEAH box helicase, whose amino-acid sequence is MRRAPAFDMERTHLLTSFQDFGLAEPIARALSEENYVTPTPIQAQTIPTALTGRDVVGIAQTGTGKTASFALPILHRLLEHRIKPQPKTTRVLVLSPTRELSGQILDSFNAYGRHIRLSSTLAIGGVPMGRQVRSLMQGVEVLVATPGRLLDLVQSNGLKLGSVEFLVLDEADRMLDMGFINDIRKIVAKLPIKRQTLFFSATMPKDIAELADSMLRDPARVAVTPVSSTAERINQRILQVDFSAKPAFLTKLLKDEPINRALVFTRTKHGADKVVKTLEKAGIAASAIHGNKSQNHRERTLAQFRSGDIRTLVATDIAARGIDVDGITHVINFDLPNVPETYVHRIGRTARAGAEGTAISLVAGGEELSYLRDIERLIKVALPREDLRTDAGRRDAGPPPSQQRQGRPGRPGQRPQGARHGERHGDGRRTDERHGDGRHHSAGKQGDGRPGEGRHGDARHVDGRPGSGPKASKGSRRRRSGGKMHSSQTDRPEQRSAHSAGTPDGIQGVAFLRRDSRPMGQPTRKPYSH
- a CDS encoding pilus assembly protein N-terminal domain-containing protein, which encodes MRKELLRRHARVCLLVAAAVLASPAAGLAESTADTIAVNVDQAKLVRLPGKVATIVVGNPLIADVTLQPGGMIVVTGKGYGATNFIALDRGGEILVDRQIQVEGPSDRLVTVYRGVERESYSCMPICQRRVTLGDSDNFFNTTMSQAGSLSSNASGNAGAGAKTN